CTTCATTGTTTTTACTACTTTTGATGGCTTATCATTTACTATATCCTCAACCCTTGCAAAATCTGGTAAAGGAATGTCCATAAATTCTTTTGCTATATCTTCTGGTGGAGTAAATGGATGATGTGGATCAGGAAATCCTACAAACATAAACATTGGTTTATTAATATTCCTATCCTTGTCTATATAATTACATACTTCATCAGCTAACCACATGGTATTATGTAACTCTGATGGTAATTTGGATAAATAGATATCTTTTCTAGTACTAGGAACAACAGTTTTTGCTGTTCCTGATATTATACTTCTTGCCAACTCTTTGTGATTTTTATTAAGCCATCTGCCGTAATGTCCAAAATTATAGTTACAAGGCTGTTCCCCGTGCCCCATAATCAGTTTTTTAGTTTGGAATCCGTAATATGGCTTATTATCTTTTTCAATTTCTTCATCTTCCCAAGCCTTATATGATTCATAGAAATTATATGCTTTTGGTGATAAATGAGGTTCTAGATGAAGTTTTCCGAATAAGGCTGTTTGATAACCATATTCACTTAACTTATCTGCAATAGTTGGAATCTTATCCTCAACTGTCTGTCCAAAAAGATTTTTACTGATTTTATCACTAATTGGATCATCTTCCTTCATTCTTCTCCATAAAGGAATACCATTAGAACAGACTCCATGACCCGGTACATATAATCCAGTTAAAAGACTTGACCTTGAAGGCATACAAGTCGTATTTGCTGCTATATGTCTTGTGAATCTACATCCATCTTTTGCTAACTTATCTATATTTTCAGTTCTCGCAAATTTATTTCCGTTACAGCCGAGACTATCATATCGCTGTTGATCTGTATGAAGAATCATTACATTTTTATTCTTCATTTCATAACCTCCTAACTATAGTTGCTTC
The sequence above is a segment of the Vallitalea longa genome. Coding sequences within it:
- a CDS encoding sulfatase family protein; this translates as MKNKNVMILHTDQQRYDSLGCNGNKFARTENIDKLAKDGCRFTRHIAANTTCMPSRSSLLTGLYVPGHGVCSNGIPLWRRMKEDDPISDKISKNLFGQTVEDKIPTIADKLSEYGYQTALFGKLHLEPHLSPKAYNFYESYKAWEDEEIEKDNKPYYGFQTKKLIMGHGEQPCNYNFGHYGRWLNKNHKELARSIISGTAKTVVPSTRKDIYLSKLPSELHNTMWLADEVCNYIDKDRNINKPMFMFVGFPDPHHPFTPPEDIAKEFMDIPLPDFARVEDIVNDKPSKVVKTMKSRFVEKEDCAAAYRNTMASVHLIDIAVGKIINHLKEKGLYDDTIIIFTSDHGDYLGDFDMLMKNDIAFHNLLHVPFIIKDVKNNKLPSVMDIPMSNVDVMPTLLSMLNIDKDDYIQGIDIFDENNRNNTPMVTCFGVTTEYRNISIYDDTYRYTYYLETKEEELYNHKKDYKELNNLANNSDTCINKICSDFRAKLFQKHVECDLGIYHHYSLW